From Rutidosis leptorrhynchoides isolate AG116_Rl617_1_P2 chromosome 3, CSIRO_AGI_Rlap_v1, whole genome shotgun sequence, a single genomic window includes:
- the LOC139900226 gene encoding lipid phosphate phosphatase epsilon 2, chloroplastic-like has translation MIMTSFETRVAEGNECGEAAVYAFEHEAFLESGEDCYHQTANDIHLVINNLSIWFIAATYGGVILLRQDDLALWAVIGAVLNVLLSFVLKRILNQERPYSDVCSGPGMPSTHAQSISFAAVFIILSITGWLEVNGISVILSGLVIAVGVYLSWLRVLLRYHTTCQVVAGTVVGSIFSLLWFCTCDETLLKSALVRKAAFNHCMVANYVQIWIQYR, from the exons ATGATAATGACATCGTTCGAGACTCGAGTTGCAGAAGGTAACGAATGTGGAGAAGCTGCGGTTTACGCTTTTGAACATGAAGCTTTTTTGGAGAGTGGTGAGGATTGCTATCATCAAACAGCTAATGACATTCACCTTGTTATTAACAATTTG AGTATCTGGTTTATAGCTGCAACTTATGGTGGAGTTATTCTTTTAAGGCAAGATGATTTAGCATTGTGGGCTGTTATAGGTGCTGTTTTGAACGTTTTATTATCGTTCGTATTGAAGCGAATATTAAACCAGGAACGACCCTATTCTGATGTGTGTTCTGGTCCTGGAATGCCGTCTACACATGCCCAATCGATCTCGTTTGCAGCCGTGTTCATCATTCTTTCAA TTACTGGATGGCTAGAAGTGAACGGGATTTCGGTTATTCTTAGTGGACTAGTTATAGCAGTTGGCGTATATTTG TCATGGCTACGGGTACTACTACGCTATCACACTACATGCCAAGTGGTTGCGGGCACAGTGGTGGGGTCCATTTTTTCCTTATTATGGTTCTGCACATGCGATGAAACGCTTCTAAAG AGTGCACTTGTTAGAAAGGCAGCTTTTAATCATTGTATGGTAGCAAATTATGTCCAGATTTGGATCCAATACAGATAA